From the Pseudoalteromonas tunicata genome, one window contains:
- the gltX gene encoding glutamate--tRNA ligase, which yields MTIRTRVAPSPTGDPHLGTAYIALFNYCFAKQQGGEFVLRIEDTDQVRSTRESEQAIMDSLKWLGLNWDHGPDVGGEFGPYRQSERSELYRKYAHQLVEAGKAFYCFATSEELDQMRDEQVAAGLRPKYDGRGLKLSAQEVAENLAAGKPYVIRMNIPEEGTFVFEDYLRGDIEIPWENVDMQVLLKADGFPTYFLANVVDDHHMEISHIFRGEEWINSAPKLLKLYQDFGWTPPVLGHLPLLRNPDKSKLSKRKNPTSINYYKEMGFLPEALLNYLGRMGWSMPDEREKFTLDDMIEHFDIKRVSLGGPIFDIDKLNWLNGLWIRENLTDEQLIQRFLEWKFNADLMAKVIPQAKTRINTLSDLVELAGHFVAGIPTYDPALLSAGKADADVIRQALQIFIWELEALRTWDKNEIFTIAKAVATHHELKIKEFLEPIFVAISGKTSSTSVVDAMEILGSDMSRARLRAALGHLGVSKKQAKAFEKAYQVYQNA from the coding sequence ATGACTATTCGTACTCGTGTTGCACCATCACCAACGGGTGATCCTCATTTAGGCACCGCGTATATTGCTTTATTTAATTATTGCTTTGCCAAGCAGCAAGGTGGTGAATTTGTTTTGCGTATTGAAGATACCGATCAGGTTCGTAGCACGCGTGAATCAGAACAAGCGATTATGGATAGTTTAAAGTGGTTAGGTCTTAATTGGGATCACGGTCCAGATGTCGGTGGTGAGTTTGGCCCATACCGCCAATCTGAGCGCTCAGAGCTGTATCGTAAATATGCGCATCAATTAGTTGAAGCGGGTAAAGCATTTTATTGTTTTGCGACCAGCGAAGAATTAGACCAAATGCGTGATGAGCAAGTGGCTGCGGGTTTACGTCCAAAATACGATGGTCGCGGGTTAAAGTTATCAGCGCAAGAAGTGGCTGAAAATTTAGCCGCAGGCAAGCCATACGTTATTCGTATGAATATTCCTGAAGAAGGGACTTTTGTATTTGAAGATTACTTGCGTGGTGACATTGAAATCCCATGGGAAAATGTGGATATGCAAGTGCTGTTAAAAGCCGATGGCTTTCCAACGTACTTTTTAGCAAACGTGGTGGACGACCACCACATGGAAATTAGCCATATTTTCCGTGGTGAAGAGTGGATTAACTCTGCGCCAAAATTATTAAAGTTGTATCAAGACTTTGGTTGGACGCCGCCAGTTTTAGGCCATTTACCATTATTACGTAATCCAGATAAATCTAAATTATCAAAACGTAAAAACCCAACTTCAATTAATTATTATAAAGAAATGGGCTTTTTACCTGAGGCACTGCTTAATTATTTAGGCCGTATGGGTTGGTCAATGCCTGATGAGCGTGAAAAGTTCACCCTAGATGACATGATTGAGCATTTTGATATTAAACGTGTTTCGTTAGGCGGCCCGATTTTTGATATCGATAAACTCAATTGGTTAAACGGTTTATGGATCCGTGAAAATTTAACTGATGAGCAGTTAATTCAGCGTTTCCTTGAGTGGAAATTTAACGCTGATTTAATGGCTAAAGTGATCCCACAAGCTAAAACACGTATTAATACATTGTCTGATTTAGTTGAATTGGCAGGGCATTTTGTTGCCGGTATACCAACATACGATCCGGCATTATTAAGCGCAGGAAAAGCCGATGCTGATGTAATTCGCCAAGCGTTACAAATCTTTATTTGGGAATTGGAAGCGCTGCGCACATGGGATAAAAACGAGATATTTACCATTGCTAAAGCGGTTGCAACCCATCACGAATTAAAAATTAAAGAGTTTTTAGAGCCTATTTTTGTGGCCATTTCAGGCAAAACGTCATCTACTTCTGTGGTTGATGCGATGGAGATTTTAGGTTCTGATATGTCTCGTG
- a CDS encoding methyl-accepting chemotaxis protein, with product MKLTIGRVLSLSFSAVLLLMFIASFVVWQKQHSSILMATEVADDDVPGVVLYLQLLDEMSDMHSAALAFTLAQPGAKADFNANFNEFKDFHSQLVLLESSTLEQRQLLAKALANIEQYARAIEQNIFNVYSSEKEQSAQNLYKQTYFETGIELKKLLTEQKIKTLDLVSETASSENISRLRFILELEDETDDLLTFLGKYLSGIDNAQRDFLEDSQEFKQYLSQLSTHLEPNVYQQIDGLSKTILKNAETIFTTLTPAAKTKAQLAVFKAFEDYLKPIESLIEDASADEIREAKLGVANLKVTLNSATNTLFVTTFLAIIIGIFIAWKLASSITTRLNVLTGQAGAIAKGNLSLTAINVTQDDELGELAKSINVMQTSLQHLISEISKVSRDVAGASQSLTVASQQINAGSQEQALKSHQIATAAEEMTATVNNVAMQTQEAAEQASEAGRAAKEGGVIMSNAVQSSERVAKLMSEIANTVSSLGNRSVEIGQVISVITSIAEQTNLLALNAAIEAARAGEAGRGFAVVADEVRGLAERTAKATKEVSDSITAIQKETETAVSRMHRGTEAVSEGVEHSKAAGDALEQIVGLAAIVNDMIQSIAGAAEEQTAVTKEITHDITSISDIANDSVSQTASAEQTALALGNKVKQLEGLIAEFKI from the coding sequence TTGAAACTTACAATTGGTCGAGTTTTATCTTTATCATTTAGTGCTGTATTACTCTTAATGTTTATTGCCAGTTTTGTGGTATGGCAAAAGCAGCATAGTTCAATCTTAATGGCAACAGAAGTTGCAGATGATGATGTGCCTGGGGTGGTATTATATTTACAACTGCTTGATGAAATGAGTGATATGCACAGCGCAGCGTTGGCATTCACCCTCGCCCAACCTGGAGCTAAGGCGGATTTTAATGCTAATTTTAATGAATTTAAGGACTTTCACAGTCAATTAGTACTGCTTGAATCGAGTACTTTAGAGCAGCGTCAACTATTAGCTAAAGCTTTGGCTAATATTGAGCAATATGCGCGTGCAATAGAGCAAAATATTTTTAATGTTTATTCATCTGAAAAAGAGCAAAGTGCACAAAATCTTTATAAACAAACTTATTTTGAAACTGGGATTGAGCTTAAAAAACTGCTAACAGAACAAAAAATCAAAACGCTTGATTTAGTGAGTGAAACGGCAAGCTCTGAAAATATAAGTCGGTTGCGTTTTATTCTTGAACTAGAAGATGAGACTGATGATTTGCTTACTTTTTTAGGCAAATATCTTTCGGGTATTGATAACGCTCAGCGTGATTTTTTAGAAGATTCGCAAGAATTTAAACAGTATCTCTCACAGTTAAGTACTCATTTAGAGCCAAATGTTTATCAGCAAATTGATGGTTTATCAAAAACCATTTTAAAAAATGCAGAAACTATTTTTACCACTTTAACTCCAGCTGCAAAAACTAAAGCACAGCTGGCGGTTTTTAAAGCATTTGAAGATTATTTAAAACCGATTGAGAGTTTAATTGAAGATGCATCGGCTGATGAAATTAGAGAAGCCAAACTAGGAGTGGCGAATTTAAAAGTTACGCTTAACAGTGCCACTAATACTTTATTTGTAACTACCTTTTTGGCGATTATTATCGGGATTTTTATTGCATGGAAACTAGCAAGCAGTATTACAACAAGGCTTAATGTATTAACTGGTCAAGCTGGGGCGATTGCAAAAGGGAATTTGTCTTTAACAGCTATTAATGTGACCCAAGATGATGAACTTGGTGAACTGGCAAAATCAATTAATGTGATGCAAACATCCCTTCAGCATTTAATTAGTGAAATCAGTAAGGTGTCTCGAGATGTTGCCGGTGCAAGCCAATCGCTGACTGTAGCAAGTCAGCAAATTAATGCCGGTAGCCAAGAACAAGCACTTAAATCTCATCAAATAGCTACAGCTGCAGAGGAAATGACCGCAACGGTTAATAATGTTGCAATGCAAACTCAAGAGGCTGCGGAGCAAGCCAGTGAAGCGGGGCGCGCGGCTAAAGAGGGCGGTGTGATCATGAGTAATGCAGTGCAAAGCTCAGAAAGAGTTGCAAAATTAATGTCTGAAATTGCCAATACTGTCAGCAGTTTAGGTAATCGTAGTGTTGAAATTGGTCAAGTGATTAGTGTCATCACTTCGATTGCCGAACAAACCAACTTACTTGCACTGAATGCTGCAATTGAAGCCGCGCGAGCTGGCGAGGCTGGGCGTGGTTTTGCGGTTGTGGCTGATGAAGTTCGTGGCCTTGCAGAGCGCACTGCCAAAGCAACCAAAGAAGTATCGGATTCAATTACTGCGATTCAAAAAGAAACTGAAACCGCCGTTTCGCGCATGCATCGCGGTACCGAGGCGGTATCTGAAGGTGTAGAGCACAGCAAGGCGGCCGGTGACGCGCTAGAGCAAATTGTAGGATTAGCGGCCATCGTGAATGACATGATCCAATCGATTGCAGGTGCTGCCGAGGAGCAAACCGCTGTAACAAAAGAAATCACTCACGACATTACCAGTATAAGCGACATTGCTAATGATTCAGTCAGTCAAACTGCATCAGCAGAGCAAACAGCTCTTGCACTTGGCAATAAAGTGAAACAACTTGAAGGGTTAATTGCTGAGTTTAAAATTTAA
- a CDS encoding glutathione S-transferase N-terminal domain-containing protein, translating to MKLVRWLLGRLILLFDFLFQPKARKRAPHEQEMVDQQTKQLALYQFKACPFCVKVRRAMKRQNLTIELRDAKNVATHRDSLLQQGGKVKVPCLRIQDNQEVTWLYESNDIIAYLNKRFD from the coding sequence ATGAAACTTGTCCGTTGGTTGTTAGGTCGTTTAATTTTGTTATTTGATTTTCTGTTTCAGCCAAAAGCCCGAAAGCGTGCACCACACGAGCAAGAAATGGTTGACCAACAAACCAAACAATTAGCTTTGTATCAATTTAAAGCCTGCCCTTTTTGTGTCAAGGTGCGCCGTGCGATGAAGCGTCAAAACTTAACGATAGAGCTGCGTGATGCTAAAAACGTTGCAACTCATCGCGATAGCTTATTACAGCAAGGTGGCAAAGTAAAAGTACCTTGTTTAAGAATTCAAGATAATCAAGAGGTTACTTGGTTATATGAATCAAACGATATTATTGCTTACTTAAACAAACGTTTTGATTAA
- a CDS encoding LysR family transcriptional regulator — protein sequence MDRIEQLKIFIQVVDSGNFTKAALVLNKPRSTVSTVIQELENKLGTSLFHRTTRSMSPTDDGLQYFELARSLVDQFDAAETLFLNNPVKVKGRIRVDIPSRIARRIVIPALPDFLIQYPDLEIEFGASDKYTDLVSDGVDCVLRVGPLTDSELICKKLGDLSLCNCASPNYLVLNGTPIELADLQKHKVVNYCSSVAASSAGWEYCVDGEIRKIIMGSNIAVYNAEAYIAAALAGLGIIQVPRFDVVDLIESGALIEVMSDYRPLPLQLSLLYPSRKNLTPRVKIFQDWLCQLVSQKCLNSDEL from the coding sequence ATGGATAGAATTGAACAACTAAAAATATTTATACAAGTTGTAGATAGTGGCAACTTTACTAAAGCAGCTTTGGTACTTAATAAGCCACGCTCCACTGTGTCGACTGTTATCCAAGAGTTAGAGAATAAACTTGGTACATCCTTGTTCCATAGAACCACTCGAAGCATGTCACCAACAGATGATGGCTTACAATACTTTGAGTTAGCAAGAAGCCTAGTTGATCAGTTTGATGCCGCAGAAACGTTGTTTTTAAATAATCCTGTTAAAGTAAAAGGGCGAATTCGAGTCGATATCCCAAGTCGAATTGCTCGGCGCATCGTTATTCCTGCATTACCTGATTTTTTAATTCAATATCCAGATCTTGAAATAGAGTTTGGCGCCAGCGATAAATACACTGATTTAGTATCAGATGGAGTTGACTGTGTTTTACGTGTTGGCCCACTTACAGATTCAGAATTGATTTGCAAAAAACTAGGTGATTTATCTTTATGTAATTGTGCAAGTCCTAACTATTTAGTGCTCAATGGCACACCGATTGAACTTGCAGATCTGCAAAAGCATAAAGTTGTTAATTATTGCAGCTCAGTTGCGGCAAGCTCAGCGGGCTGGGAGTATTGTGTTGATGGTGAAATACGAAAAATCATAATGGGTAGTAATATTGCTGTTTATAATGCAGAAGCTTATATTGCCGCAGCACTTGCCGGATTGGGGATTATTCAAGTTCCTAGATTTGATGTTGTTGATTTGATTGAAAGTGGTGCATTAATTGAGGTTATGTCTGATTATCGCCCCTTACCGTTGCAATTATCTTTGTTGTATCCGAGTAGAAAAAACCTTACACCGCGAGTCAAAATTTTCCAAGACTGGTTATGCCAATTGGTTTCACAAAAATGCCTAAATTCTGATGAACTTTAA
- a CDS encoding SDR family oxidoreductase: protein MSINTIKDKVVVIAGGAKNLGGLIAEDFAKQGAKAIVVHYNSSSTQASAEVTVAKIEALGTKAIAIQADLTSAEANKRLFEDTIKAFGHPDIAINTVGKVLKKAIVEVSEDEYDQMSAVNAKAAFFFLKEAGKNLNENGKVCTIVTSLLGAFTPFYAAYAGMKAPVEHFTRAAAKEFGERGISVTAIGPGPMDTPFFYSEEGADAIAYHKTAAALSAFSKTGLTEIEDIVPYIRFVVTEGWWMTGQTILVNGGYTTK from the coding sequence ATGTCAATTAATACGATCAAAGATAAAGTTGTTGTAATTGCTGGCGGCGCAAAAAATTTAGGGGGGTTAATTGCTGAAGATTTTGCCAAGCAGGGTGCAAAAGCAATCGTTGTGCATTACAACAGTTCATCAACACAAGCGAGTGCGGAAGTGACGGTAGCCAAAATAGAAGCTCTAGGAACAAAAGCAATTGCAATACAAGCAGATTTGACCTCAGCTGAAGCGAATAAACGATTATTTGAAGATACAATTAAGGCTTTTGGTCACCCTGACATCGCCATAAATACTGTTGGTAAGGTACTTAAAAAAGCCATAGTAGAAGTGAGCGAAGATGAATACGACCAGATGAGCGCGGTGAATGCTAAAGCTGCTTTTTTCTTTTTAAAAGAAGCCGGTAAAAATCTCAATGAAAATGGCAAAGTCTGTACCATAGTAACGTCGCTGTTAGGTGCCTTTACTCCTTTTTATGCAGCTTATGCTGGAATGAAAGCGCCAGTTGAGCATTTTACCCGTGCGGCAGCAAAAGAGTTTGGCGAGCGTGGTATTTCGGTTACAGCTATTGGCCCAGGTCCTATGGATACTCCTTTCTTTTATTCCGAGGAAGGCGCAGATGCTATTGCTTATCATAAAACGGCTGCAGCGCTTTCTGCATTTTCTAAAACGGGATTAACTGAAATTGAAGATATTGTTCCTTATATTCGTTTTGTGGTAACTGAAGGTTGGTGGATGACAGGCCAAACGATCCTCGTCAATGGCGGTTATACAACAAAATAG
- a CDS encoding LTA synthase family protein — MDYAAPHSSRWMMFVKESWRITLLWLAGTLLFMGFRIFYLLYFHTQLSELLSTQAIIDGLKTSFAFDSAASGIFFVIPFLANCALQPIRLQRYVAQIRKITAYVFFSCSILLCVISITYISEYGRQFNYFMFEGLYDDKLAIAKTAIMQYKPWGSILTLVILLFMSHRLYRVIERHPLRLLDKLFTQRIGYRIVLVFLIVVLATCAVRGSFESRPVMRKWSSVTPDPFFNDLIINPFRSLIYALKDYYALQSDGVSGQNPYQVDAQLLAEPFNFLEKTATGPYIAKPSQVFLIVMESYDAWPLQQKYADLNLNNEFKQLSKQGIYLDNVLPAAFSTMNSLSSILSGIPYSGVNMSKVATTKATSPLSIFEQMKGLNYQTNFFYGGLLSWQNIGQYVKSQGAENSYSAVDAGGIGSGGVWGIDDGQLFDLVAKKAKENSFNVILSSSYHGPFNLDLAQYDYPFLTQSDYPRAIQALDDELLDPYVLGHLWYSDKMLGRFVKRMQTQYPDALFVVTGDHYSRRYLHGKPNLYELTHVPLLLYGKNLPSNLIATQQVASHLDIGATLMDLLAPQGSDYLSFGHSLIEYQADRKVIGFQTLRQGDDFWRGDFNQQYEFYQVNDKDKQQLLTEARNESKLITSDAIKQYENYMGLAWHMLINGSAKK; from the coding sequence ATGGATTACGCAGCACCGCATTCAAGTCGTTGGATGATGTTTGTTAAAGAGAGTTGGCGTATTACGCTTTTGTGGTTGGCGGGAACTTTGTTATTTATGGGTTTTCGCATTTTTTATTTATTGTATTTTCATACTCAACTTTCAGAGCTATTAAGTACACAAGCAATTATTGATGGTTTAAAAACTAGTTTTGCGTTTGATTCTGCTGCCAGTGGTATTTTTTTTGTTATTCCTTTTCTTGCCAATTGTGCGCTGCAGCCAATTCGGTTACAGCGTTATGTGGCACAAATTAGAAAAATAACTGCTTATGTGTTTTTTAGTTGTTCAATTTTACTTTGCGTGATCAGCATCACGTATATTTCAGAGTATGGCCGTCAATTTAATTATTTTATGTTTGAAGGCTTGTACGACGATAAACTTGCAATCGCAAAGACCGCCATCATGCAATATAAACCTTGGGGAAGTATCTTAACCCTAGTGATATTGTTGTTTATGAGTCACCGCTTATACCGTGTAATAGAGCGCCATCCGCTTCGTTTGCTTGATAAGCTCTTCACTCAACGCATCGGTTATCGTATTGTTTTAGTATTTTTAATTGTAGTACTGGCAACCTGTGCGGTTAGAGGCTCGTTTGAATCTCGCCCTGTCATGCGCAAGTGGTCAAGTGTGACACCCGATCCCTTTTTTAATGATTTAATCATCAATCCATTTCGTAGTCTTATATATGCGCTAAAGGATTATTACGCATTACAAAGTGATGGCGTATCGGGTCAAAACCCTTATCAGGTTGATGCCCAATTATTAGCCGAACCATTTAATTTTTTAGAAAAAACCGCGACAGGGCCTTATATTGCAAAACCTTCGCAAGTATTTTTAATTGTGATGGAAAGTTATGACGCTTGGCCCTTGCAGCAAAAATATGCTGACTTAAATCTGAATAATGAGTTTAAACAGCTTAGTAAGCAGGGCATATATCTTGATAATGTATTGCCTGCGGCATTTAGTACCATGAACTCATTATCGAGTATTTTGTCTGGGATCCCTTATTCGGGGGTGAACATGAGTAAAGTTGCAACTACAAAAGCAACAAGCCCGCTGTCGATATTTGAACAAATGAAGGGGCTTAATTACCAAACAAACTTTTTTTATGGTGGTTTGCTTTCATGGCAAAATATTGGTCAATATGTCAAAAGCCAAGGCGCTGAAAATAGTTATTCAGCGGTGGATGCAGGTGGCATAGGCAGTGGTGGTGTATGGGGTATTGATGATGGTCAATTGTTTGACTTAGTCGCGAAAAAGGCGAAAGAAAATAGTTTTAATGTTATTTTATCAAGTAGTTATCATGGGCCATTTAATTTAGATCTGGCTCAATATGATTATCCATTTTTAACTCAATCAGATTACCCTCGTGCAATTCAGGCACTTGATGATGAACTACTTGACCCTTATGTGCTAGGGCATTTATGGTATTCAGATAAAATGCTCGGACGCTTTGTTAAGCGGATGCAAACTCAATATCCAGATGCCTTGTTTGTAGTGACAGGAGATCATTACAGTCGGCGTTATTTACATGGCAAGCCGAACTTATACGAGCTGACCCATGTACCTTTATTGCTTTATGGAAAAAATTTGCCAAGCAATCTGATTGCAACACAACAAGTTGCCAGTCATCTTGATATTGGCGCCACTTTAATGGATTTACTTGCACCACAAGGCTCTGATTATTTAAGCTTTGGACACTCACTTATTGAGTATCAAGCTGATCGTAAGGTGATAGGTTTTCAAACGTTACGTCAAGGCGATGATTTTTGGCGTGGTGATTTTAACCAGCAATATGAGTTTTATCAGGTTAATGATAAAGATAAACAACAATTGTTGACTGAGGCTCGTAACGAATCAAAATTAATAACATCTGATGCGATAAAGCAGTATGAAAATTATATGGGATTGGCCTGGCACATGTTAATTAATGGTTCGGCAAAAAAGTAA
- a CDS encoding glutamate-5-semialdehyde dehydrogenase codes for MLEQLAQDAQIASYQLATLSSRSKNQALKAIINQLVQHQSAILAANQLDIAAGKEAGLTDALLDRLLLTAERLAGMCQDIEQLIALSDPIGEEYQGKQLESGLFLKKRTVPLGVIGVIYEARPNVTIDIACLALKTGNAAILRGGKETLNSNILLVKLIQTALVEVGINAQAVQLIADPDRALIYQLLKLDKYIDMIIPRGGQTLQQVCVEHSTIPVITGGIGICHLFVDESADVEKAIAVIRNAKVQRPSVCNALDTVLIHQSIAYEFINRLVPALAADGVSFRGCPQSVAINATCQVAQASDFDTEWLSLTLGIKVVDDLSKAVSHIRAHSSGHSDGILTQSLKSADQFVAQVNSAAVYVNASTRFTDGAQFGLGAEVAVSTQKLHARGPMGLDALTTYKWIGIGDGLIRS; via the coding sequence ATGCTAGAACAACTTGCTCAAGATGCACAAATTGCGAGTTATCAATTGGCTACACTTTCAAGTCGTAGTAAAAATCAGGCTTTAAAAGCCATTATTAATCAGTTGGTACAGCATCAAAGCGCTATTTTGGCGGCTAATCAATTAGATATTGCAGCGGGTAAAGAAGCAGGCTTAACCGATGCGCTACTCGACCGTTTATTGTTAACCGCAGAGCGATTGGCGGGAATGTGCCAAGATATAGAACAATTAATCGCGCTCAGTGATCCGATTGGTGAAGAATACCAAGGTAAACAATTAGAAAGCGGTTTATTTTTAAAAAAACGCACAGTACCACTTGGTGTAATTGGTGTTATTTATGAAGCGCGACCTAATGTCACCATAGATATTGCTTGTTTAGCCTTAAAAACTGGCAATGCAGCCATTTTAAGGGGTGGAAAAGAAACCCTAAACTCCAATATTTTATTAGTTAAGCTTATTCAAACAGCATTGGTAGAGGTGGGAATTAATGCTCAAGCGGTGCAATTAATCGCAGATCCCGATCGCGCCTTGATTTACCAATTGCTTAAACTCGATAAATACATTGATATGATCATTCCCCGAGGTGGGCAAACCTTACAGCAAGTATGTGTTGAGCACAGTACCATTCCCGTGATTACCGGAGGGATTGGTATTTGTCATTTGTTTGTTGATGAGTCGGCCGATGTTGAAAAAGCGATTGCGGTTATTCGTAATGCAAAAGTGCAGCGGCCAAGCGTGTGTAATGCCCTTGATACAGTATTAATTCATCAAAGCATTGCCTATGAATTTATTAATCGTTTAGTGCCAGCACTTGCTGCAGATGGGGTTAGTTTTAGAGGTTGCCCACAGAGCGTAGCCATAAATGCAACCTGCCAAGTGGCGCAGGCTAGTGATTTTGATACCGAATGGTTAAGTTTAACCTTGGGTATAAAAGTGGTCGACGATTTAAGCAAGGCCGTGAGTCATATTCGAGCGCATTCGAGTGGTCATTCCGATGGCATTTTAACGCAAAGCCTTAAAAGTGCCGATCAATTTGTTGCCCAAGTAAACTCGGCTGCCGTGTATGTTAATGCCAGCACGCGTTTCACCGATGGTGCCCAATTTGGTTTAGGTGCAGAAGTTGCGGTCTCAACCCAAAAACTGCATGCTCGTGGCCCAATGGGACTTGACGCACTTACAACCTACAAATGGATTGGCATTGGTGATGGTTTAATTCGTAGCTAA
- the proB gene encoding glutamate 5-kinase yields the protein MSVSKTIVVKLGTSVLTGGSYTLDKAHMVELVRQCAQLRQQGHKVILVSSGAVAAGKEHLHMSCDLNNLANKQMLAAVGQSQLILTWQTLFNIYGIHVGQMLLTRADLEDRERYLNARDTLHALLKHHIVPIINENDAVATAEIKVGDNDNLSALTAILAQADQLLLLTDQPGLFTADPRSNPDATLITEVNKIDDNLRALAGGSGTNLGTGGMATKLQAADAARRAGIETIIAAGHRPNVIIDTVNQTGVGTRFKALESAIEGRKRWLLAGPSSSGKLVLDAGATDAIVLQGSSLLAKGVKQVKGLFERGDLVELVTVQGEVIAKGICRYSSIDLDKIKTLHSEQIKAVLGFDNGKVVIHRDDLVLLDD from the coding sequence ATGAGCGTCAGTAAAACCATAGTGGTTAAGCTTGGCACAAGTGTGCTAACAGGTGGCAGTTATACGTTAGATAAAGCGCATATGGTGGAGTTAGTCCGCCAATGTGCACAATTAAGGCAACAAGGTCACAAAGTGATTTTGGTTTCAAGTGGCGCGGTGGCGGCGGGTAAAGAGCACTTACACATGAGCTGCGACTTAAACAATTTAGCCAATAAACAAATGTTGGCGGCGGTTGGCCAATCGCAACTTATTTTAACATGGCAAACCTTATTTAATATTTATGGTATTCATGTCGGGCAAATGCTGCTGACTCGCGCCGACTTAGAAGACCGAGAGCGCTACTTAAATGCGCGCGATACCCTGCACGCCTTATTAAAACACCATATTGTGCCGATCATTAATGAAAATGATGCCGTAGCCACCGCCGAAATAAAAGTGGGTGATAACGATAATTTATCGGCCTTAACCGCTATTTTGGCTCAAGCCGATCAGTTACTGTTATTAACTGATCAGCCCGGATTATTTACTGCAGATCCGCGCTCAAATCCTGATGCAACCCTTATTACTGAAGTGAATAAAATTGATGATAATTTACGCGCACTTGCTGGTGGCAGTGGTACAAATTTAGGCACAGGTGGCATGGCCACTAAGTTACAAGCGGCCGATGCCGCACGCCGTGCAGGTATTGAAACCATCATTGCAGCAGGGCACAGACCCAACGTTATTATTGATACGGTTAATCAAACAGGTGTTGGCACGCGTTTTAAAGCACTCGAATCGGCGATTGAAGGGCGAAAACGTTGGTTGCTTGCAGGGCCTTCAAGCAGCGGTAAGCTTGTACTCGATGCTGGGGCAACGGATGCCATTGTACTGCAAGGTTCCAGTTTATTAGCCAAAGGCGTGAAGCAAGTTAAAGGCTTGTTTGAGCGTGGCGATTTAGTTGAGTTGGTGACAGTACAAGGTGAAGTCATTGCCAAAGGTATTTGCCGCTATAGCAGCATCGATTTAGATAAAATAAAAACCTTACATTCAGAGCAAATCAAAGCCGTTTTAGGGTTTGATAATGGCAAAGTGGTGATCCACCGCGATGACTTAGTGTTGCTGGATGATTAA
- a CDS encoding DMT family transporter, with amino-acid sequence MPPSLCLIIATFLWGSSFIALKYAIAIYDPAVVIFARMLTTLLICLLLWRFVKRFDYQSGDWKYLVSMSLAEPCLYFLFEGHAMEYTSASQAGVLVSCLPIIVAVLAFYLLKEQLSKAIIIGFSLCIGGSILLTLVSPHSDQAPNPLLGNFLEFLAMICAAYYTVSVKHLAARYSPLSLIALQGLSGSLFFAPFLFFVDLPTEINSSAIFSILYLGTFVTLGGYGLYNYAISKISVLTAAAFSNLIPIFALLLSAIILQEVLTLWQWLSIGVVFIGILVSQQHAKQIKDNADPLGELEHINTEEPVKSSSVV; translated from the coding sequence ATGCCACCGAGTTTATGTTTAATCATTGCCACCTTTTTGTGGGGCAGTTCATTTATCGCATTAAAATATGCTATTGCCATTTACGACCCTGCGGTGGTTATTTTTGCACGCATGCTGACCACCTTGTTAATTTGTCTTTTATTGTGGCGCTTTGTAAAACGATTTGATTACCAAAGTGGTGATTGGAAGTATTTAGTCAGCATGTCGTTGGCTGAGCCTTGTTTATACTTTTTGTTTGAAGGTCATGCAATGGAATATACCTCGGCCTCACAAGCTGGGGTGTTGGTATCGTGTTTGCCAATTATTGTCGCAGTTTTGGCATTTTATTTACTCAAAGAGCAGTTATCTAAAGCAATCATTATTGGTTTTAGCTTGTGTATTGGCGGCAGTATTTTATTAACCTTGGTTTCACCCCATTCAGACCAAGCACCTAACCCATTATTGGGTAATTTTTTAGAATTTTTAGCCATGATTTGCGCCGCCTATTACACCGTAAGCGTAAAACATTTAGCTGCACGTTATTCGCCACTGTCATTAATTGCCTTGCAAGGATTGAGCGGTAGCTTATTTTTTGCGCCATTTTTATTCTTTGTTGACCTGCCAACCGAAATAAACAGTAGCGCCATTTTCAGTATTTTATATCTCGGTACTTTTGTTACTTTGGGTGGTTATGGGCTTTATAACTATGCAATTAGTAAAATCTCGGTACTTACAGCGGCGGCATTTTCTAACCTGATTCCCATTTTTGCCTTGCTGCTTTCAGCAATCATTTTGCAAGAAGTGCTTACTCTTTGGCAGTGGTTAAGTATTGGCGTGGTCTTTATCGGTATTTTGGTCAGTCAACAACATGCCAAGCAAATCAAAGATAATGCCGACCCATTAGGCGAACTTGAACACATAAATACCGAGGAGCCAGTAAAGAGCTCCTCTGTGGTTTAA